The Salegentibacter mishustinae genome includes a window with the following:
- a CDS encoding MBL fold metallo-hydrolase, giving the protein MKLYPIESGNFKLDGGAMFGVVPKSLWNRTNPADANNMIDMAARCLLIEDGDKLTLVDTGMGDKQSEKFFGFYYPWGEHSIDNSLKKHGFHRDDITDIFLTHLHFDHVGGAIKRNKDRTGYEPAFKNAKFWSNKDHWKWATEPNAREKASFLPENILPMEESGKLHFLDRKENEIYTQAKEFDFGVLFVDGHTDKQMIPHIQYKDKTLVFMADLLPTAGHIPLPYVMGFDTRPLLTLSEKEKFLKKAADKGYYLFLEHDAHNEIITLKNTEKGVRLDKTFTFNELFN; this is encoded by the coding sequence ATGAAATTATATCCCATAGAATCAGGAAATTTTAAACTGGATGGCGGCGCAATGTTCGGCGTGGTTCCAAAAAGCCTTTGGAACAGAACAAATCCTGCCGATGCTAACAATATGATAGATATGGCGGCTCGCTGCCTTTTAATTGAAGATGGAGATAAACTTACACTTGTAGACACCGGAATGGGCGACAAGCAAAGCGAAAAATTCTTCGGTTTTTATTATCCCTGGGGCGAACATTCTATAGATAATTCGCTTAAAAAACATGGATTTCACCGAGATGATATAACCGATATTTTTCTAACCCACCTTCATTTTGACCACGTGGGTGGCGCTATAAAACGGAATAAAGATAGAACCGGGTATGAACCGGCTTTTAAAAATGCTAAATTCTGGAGCAATAAAGATCACTGGAAATGGGCTACAGAACCTAACGCCCGGGAAAAAGCTTCGTTTCTTCCCGAAAATATTCTGCCTATGGAAGAAAGCGGGAAACTTCATTTTTTAGATCGTAAGGAGAACGAAATCTACACCCAGGCTAAAGAATTTGATTTTGGCGTATTGTTTGTAGATGGACATACCGATAAACAAATGATTCCGCATATTCAGTATAAAGATAAAACCCTTGTGTTTATGGCAGATTTACTGCCAACCGCCGGCCATATTCCTTTACCCTATGTAATGGGTTTTGATACCAGGCCGTTGCTTACTTTATCTGAAAAAGAAAAATTCTTGAAGAAAGCGGCAGATAAAGGTTATTATTTGTTCCTGGAGCACGATGCCCACAACGAAATTATCACCTTAAAAAACACCGAAAAAGGGGTTAGGTTAGACAAAACCTTTACTTTTAACGAACTTTTCAATTAA